One genomic region from Nostoc sphaeroides encodes:
- a CDS encoding NAD(P)H-quinone oxidoreductase subunit N translates to MDFANIASQLNAGTILPEGIVILTLLGVLIVDLILGRTSARWIGYLAIAGLFTSIVALYFQWDAPNPIGFTGSFNGDDLSIVFRGIIALSAIATILMSIRYVEQSGTPLAEFIAILLSATLGGMFLSGASELVMIFISLETLSISSYLLTGYTKRDPRSNEAALKYLLIGASSTAVFLYGVSLLYGLSGGQTELSAIATGIATAKVGQSLGLVIALVFAIAGIGFKISAAPFHQWTPDVYEGAPTPVIAFLSVGSKAAGFALAIRLLTTAFPLVAEEWRFVFTALAVLSMILGNVVALAQTSMKRMLAYSSIAQAGFVMIGLIAGTQAGYASMIFYLLVYLFMNLCGFTCIILFSLRTGTDQIAEYSGLYQKDPLLTLGLSISLLSLGGIPPLAGFFGKIYLFWAGWQAGLYWLVLLGLVTTVVSIYYYIRVVKMMVVKEPHEMSDSVKNYPQVRWDLPGLRPLQVGLVVTLIATSIAGILSNPLFTLANNSISNTPILQATINTNVKAENPLLLPKLDAVSQSQPSVDSTAKI, encoded by the coding sequence ATGGATTTTGCTAATATTGCATCCCAGCTAAACGCTGGAACGATTTTGCCAGAGGGGATTGTTATTCTCACCCTCTTGGGGGTTTTGATTGTTGATTTGATTTTGGGGCGTACATCCGCACGCTGGATTGGATATCTAGCGATCGCAGGTTTATTTACTTCGATTGTCGCCCTATATTTTCAATGGGACGCTCCTAATCCCATCGGTTTTACCGGTAGCTTTAACGGTGATGACCTGAGTATCGTCTTTCGCGGTATTATCGCCTTGTCTGCGATCGCCACTATACTGATGTCAATTCGCTACGTTGAGCAAAGCGGCACTCCTTTAGCTGAATTCATCGCTATTTTGCTGAGTGCTACTTTGGGAGGCATGTTTTTATCCGGGGCTAGTGAGTTGGTGATGATTTTCATCTCCCTAGAAACCCTGAGTATTTCCTCTTACTTGTTAACAGGTTATACCAAGCGTGACCCCCGCTCCAATGAAGCGGCGCTGAAATACTTGTTAATTGGCGCTTCCAGTACAGCAGTATTTTTGTACGGTGTATCACTGCTGTATGGACTATCTGGAGGACAAACTGAACTAAGTGCGATCGCTACTGGCATTGCCACAGCTAAAGTCGGTCAATCTTTAGGTTTAGTGATTGCGCTGGTTTTTGCGATCGCAGGTATTGGCTTCAAAATCTCCGCCGCACCCTTCCACCAGTGGACACCAGACGTTTACGAAGGCGCTCCCACCCCAGTCATCGCCTTTTTATCTGTCGGTTCCAAAGCAGCTGGGTTTGCCCTAGCCATCCGCTTGCTGACAACAGCCTTCCCCCTTGTTGCTGAAGAGTGGAGGTTTGTCTTCACTGCTCTGGCCGTTCTGAGTATGATCTTGGGTAACGTAGTCGCCCTAGCCCAAACCAGTATGAAACGGATGCTAGCTTATTCATCCATTGCCCAAGCTGGGTTTGTGATGATTGGCTTGATTGCTGGTACACAGGCGGGCTATGCCAGTATGATATTTTACCTACTGGTTTACCTGTTCATGAACCTGTGCGGCTTTACCTGCATCATCCTGTTCTCACTGCGGACGGGAACCGACCAGATTGCTGAGTACTCTGGTTTATATCAAAAAGACCCACTCTTAACACTGGGGTTGAGTATCTCCCTGCTTTCCTTGGGTGGTATTCCACCATTAGCTGGGTTTTTCGGCAAGATTTACTTATTCTGGGCTGGTTGGCAAGCAGGTCTTTATTGGTTAGTCTTGCTGGGCTTAGTTACCACCGTCGTCTCCATCTACTACTACATTCGCGTAGTTAAGATGATGGTAGTCAAAGAACCCCATGAAATGTCCGACTCGGTGAAGAATTATCCCCAAGTGCGTTGGGATTTGCCTGGGCTAAGACCTTTGCAGGTCGGGTTGGTGGTAACATTAATTGCCACTTCCATAGCAGGGATATTGTCAAATCCACTGTTTACATTGGCGAACAATTCTATCTCCAATACCCCCATTTTGCAAGCAACAATCAACACTAATGTAAAAGCAGAAAATCCACTGCTTTTACCGAAGTTAGATGCGGTTAGTCAGTCTCAACCCTCAGTTGATTCTACCGCTAAGATTTAA
- a CDS encoding hybrid sensor histidine kinase/response regulator: MNYKTDIKTFDLPEDSLILVVDDTTTNLEIVFNILTNIGFKVITENNGESAIKQVESRPPDLILLDVMMPGIDGFETCKRLKYNSDTCDIPVIFMTANSDTESKVKGLNIGAVDYITKPFHEEELLARIKTHIQLRNLTKTLEKRVAERTAALSRALKDLQESQVQLVQTEKMSALGQLVAGVAHEINNPVGFIHGNLGHASAYFQDMSKIINLYQQHYPNPVPEIQKEIAAIDLKYMLADLPNLISSMKEGVQRIRNISTSLRTFSRADSSIKVYCNIHDGIDSTIMILKHRLKASEDRPDIQVIRDYGNLPEIECFIGQLNQVFMNLLANAIDALEESNVGHTYIEIEANPNQVLIQTSLTENKKHILIRIKDNGVGMSPDVQQKIFDHLFTTKPVGQGTGLGLSIARQIVVEKHGGTLEVNSAPEQGSEFIIKLPV; encoded by the coding sequence ATGAATTACAAAACTGATATAAAAACCTTTGATTTACCAGAAGATAGTTTAATTTTAGTGGTAGATGATACTACTACAAATTTAGAAATTGTATTTAACATATTAACTAACATAGGTTTTAAAGTTATTACAGAAAATAATGGAGAAAGTGCAATTAAGCAAGTTGAATCTAGACCCCCTGATTTGATTCTATTAGATGTAATGATGCCGGGAATAGATGGGTTTGAAACCTGTAAAAGGCTGAAATACAACTCCGATACTTGTGATATTCCAGTAATTTTTATGACGGCGAATTCTGATACTGAGAGTAAGGTAAAAGGTCTAAATATCGGGGCAGTTGATTACATCACTAAGCCCTTTCATGAAGAAGAATTATTAGCTAGAATTAAAACCCATATTCAATTACGAAATCTCACAAAAACTTTAGAAAAACGAGTTGCAGAAAGGACAGCAGCCTTGTCTAGGGCATTAAAAGACTTACAAGAGTCTCAAGTTCAGCTTGTACAGACAGAAAAAATGTCTGCCCTTGGTCAATTAGTAGCAGGAGTTGCTCATGAAATTAATAATCCAGTTGGTTTCATTCATGGCAATCTCGGACACGCTTCAGCATATTTCCAAGACATGAGCAAGATCATTAACCTCTATCAGCAGCATTATCCTAATCCGGTTCCAGAAATTCAAAAAGAAATTGCAGCGATAGATTTGAAGTATATGCTTGCCGATCTACCTAATTTAATTTCCTCAATGAAAGAGGGTGTTCAGCGCATTCGCAACATTAGTACTAGTCTGAGAACCTTTTCTCGCGCAGATAGCTCGATAAAAGTTTATTGCAACATTCATGATGGCATTGACAGCACAATCATGATTCTCAAACATCGCTTAAAAGCATCCGAAGATCGTCCCGATATTCAGGTAATTAGAGATTACGGTAATTTGCCAGAAATAGAATGCTTTATCGGACAACTAAATCAGGTATTTATGAATTTATTAGCTAACGCTATTGATGCTTTAGAGGAGTCTAATGTAGGGCACACCTATATTGAAATTGAAGCAAATCCCAATCAAGTTTTGATTCAAACTAGCCTCACTGAAAACAAAAAACATATTTTGATTCGGATTAAAGATAATGGCGTGGGAATGTCACCTGATGTTCAACAAAAAATCTTTGACCATTTATTCACCACCAAACCTGTGGGTCAAGGCACAGGATTAGGGTTATCAATTGCTCGTCAAATTGTTGTCGAGAAACACGGAGGAACTCTGGAAGTAAATTCAGCACCAGAACAAGGTTCAGAGTTCATCATTAAGCTTCCCGTTTGA
- a CDS encoding WD40 repeat domain-containing protein — protein MNITTSKSKEFEQHYSGTLSDYVTAIAWSPQGKTLAATSAAGEVVLWNDRELTSLQTGNGKSVDCLAFSPDGKFLAVGGQDGQVKIWQNTELIATLSNAPAWVDKLAWNYTSNQLAFSLGRYVQVWDADTREIVVTLNFDNSSVLGIDWRIDGQYLAISGYKGVKIWHSQNWDEEPYSLDMSTVSVAMAWSPDGKYLASGNMDRSVTVLEWNNPDPWVMRGFPGKIRQLAWSEATTKLGAPILASSSVEGIVVWEKLEDDSLGWEARVLTNHVGVINAIAFAPKSFLLASAAADGWLCLWNKAKEVSQIITGVSAGFSTLAWHPQGKLLAAGGEQGEFVVWSKVLRGQGFGRS, from the coding sequence ATGAACATCACAACCAGCAAATCTAAGGAATTTGAACAACACTATTCGGGGACACTTTCAGATTATGTAACTGCGATCGCTTGGTCGCCACAAGGTAAAACTTTAGCAGCAACTTCCGCCGCCGGTGAAGTAGTTTTGTGGAATGATCGCGAACTTACAAGTTTACAAACTGGTAACGGTAAATCAGTAGACTGTCTGGCCTTTTCCCCAGATGGAAAATTTTTAGCTGTTGGCGGACAGGATGGACAAGTAAAAATTTGGCAGAATACTGAATTAATTGCCACCTTGTCAAATGCCCCCGCATGGGTTGACAAGCTAGCTTGGAATTACACCAGTAACCAACTAGCTTTTAGTTTGGGGCGTTACGTCCAAGTTTGGGATGCAGATACTCGTGAAATTGTTGTAACGCTGAATTTCGACAACTCTTCAGTATTGGGTATAGATTGGCGCATTGACGGACAATACTTAGCTATTAGTGGTTACAAGGGAGTGAAGATTTGGCATAGTCAAAACTGGGATGAAGAACCATACAGCTTAGATATGTCTACTGTCAGTGTAGCTATGGCTTGGTCGCCCGATGGCAAATACCTTGCTTCTGGCAATATGGATCGTAGTGTCACCGTTTTGGAATGGAACAACCCCGACCCTTGGGTAATGCGTGGCTTCCCTGGTAAAATTCGCCAATTGGCATGGTCAGAAGCTACCACCAAACTGGGTGCGCCAATACTGGCATCTTCCAGCGTTGAAGGTATCGTGGTGTGGGAAAAACTAGAGGATGATTCATTAGGTTGGGAAGCACGAGTATTAACAAATCATGTGGGTGTGATCAATGCGATCGCCTTTGCACCTAAAAGCTTCCTTCTAGCTTCTGCTGCTGCTGACGGCTGGTTATGTTTGTGGAACAAAGCCAAGGAAGTATCCCAAATTATCACAGGTGTCTCAGCAGGATTTTCCACCCTAGCTTGGCATCCCCAAGGTAAGTTACTCGCCGCAGGCGGTGAACAGGGCGAATTCGTTGTATGGTCAAAGGTTTTGCGGGGTCAAGGATTTGGGCGTAGTTAA
- a CDS encoding all3515 family Zur-repressed PEP-CTERM protein codes for MVSNTSCLKKQVTQAGQASASIAISFLVVAPLVLSTALAPVQADDTHNHSEETGFYIGLDGLEALSTGTYAGLENPNYNRLTLLFAHRNEDTPESSHFHGIGTYSYSGSLDNLTINPTNTNNRIPESYSEQSPLTLLPGTGFYTGRLISTPTDKEYSNLTIEPIASLKTSKELDNQYLFNSSNGRWQSSLEGANIGLQLASISNGLNIGDSAGVDIVKSVGDIYTIGSGDNFSFTPTFWTDAAAPLGTYSASFQLVDLGTDNHRIPFKESGTFNFDFEVKAVPESSTVLGLGIVGLLALSLSRLQKLTRSSLK; via the coding sequence GTGGTTTCAAATACTAGCTGCTTAAAAAAGCAAGTAACTCAAGCAGGGCAAGCATCTGCGTCTATTGCAATCAGCTTTTTAGTTGTTGCACCACTGGTTTTATCTACCGCTTTAGCGCCAGTACAAGCAGATGATACTCATAATCATTCAGAAGAAACAGGTTTTTACATTGGGTTAGATGGTTTGGAGGCTCTCTCTACAGGGACATACGCAGGATTGGAAAACCCCAACTACAATCGTTTGACCCTTTTGTTTGCACACAGGAATGAAGACACGCCGGAATCTAGCCATTTCCACGGCATTGGTACTTATAGCTACTCTGGTTCTTTAGATAACCTAACTATTAACCCAACCAATACAAATAACCGAATTCCTGAGTCTTACTCAGAACAATCGCCGCTAACATTATTACCTGGTACAGGATTTTATACTGGTCGCTTGATTAGTACTCCAACAGACAAGGAATATAGCAATCTCACAATAGAACCTATAGCGTCTCTCAAAACTTCAAAAGAATTAGACAACCAGTATTTGTTCAATAGCTCTAATGGTCGTTGGCAGTCATCTCTTGAGGGTGCAAATATTGGTTTACAATTAGCCTCAATTAGCAATGGATTGAATATTGGTGATTCAGCAGGCGTTGATATTGTCAAGTCAGTAGGCGATATATACACAATCGGCAGTGGTGATAATTTTTCGTTCACTCCTACTTTTTGGACTGATGCTGCTGCACCACTGGGAACTTATTCTGCATCATTCCAATTAGTGGATTTAGGCACTGATAATCACCGTATTCCCTTTAAGGAGTCTGGCACTTTCAATTTTGATTTTGAAGTCAAGGCAGTGCCTGAGTCATCAACTGTTCTTGGTCTTGGTATAGTCGGTTTACTGGCACTTTCTCTTTCTCGCTTGCAAAAACTTACTCGTAGTAGCTTGAAGTGA
- a CDS encoding response regulator: protein MASNKILVIDDTTVVRVKVREMLPPGNFEVLEAKDGLEGLNFILQEKLSLIMLDFLLPKMSGWEVFQKVQADPELRKIPLVIMSGRKEEVTEKITEPFEYFEFLGKPFDQKQLINAIKLAMTKAKLPRPELVPVGAGVAVKNGTVATSSVATATVAAPSVANTAMPTAASNATPTTREASNAEINALNEKIVKMQAEIDGLKKQLTQVVTFIKQKIK from the coding sequence GTGGCAAGCAACAAAATTTTAGTTATCGATGACACTACAGTTGTCAGGGTAAAAGTACGAGAAATGTTGCCTCCGGGCAATTTTGAGGTACTGGAAGCAAAAGACGGTTTAGAAGGACTAAATTTCATTCTTCAAGAAAAACTCAGCCTGATTATGCTGGATTTCCTGTTGCCTAAAATGAGTGGCTGGGAGGTTTTCCAGAAAGTCCAAGCCGATCCGGAATTAAGGAAAATTCCTTTGGTGATCATGTCTGGCCGCAAAGAAGAGGTGACTGAGAAAATCACAGAACCCTTTGAATACTTTGAATTTCTGGGTAAGCCTTTTGATCAGAAGCAACTAATTAACGCAATTAAGTTAGCTATGACCAAGGCGAAACTGCCACGCCCAGAACTAGTGCCAGTAGGAGCAGGAGTCGCTGTCAAAAATGGCACAGTTGCAACTTCTAGTGTAGCCACTGCTACGGTAGCAGCCCCTAGCGTCGCAAATACTGCGATGCCTACGGCGGCAAGCAACGCAACTCCAACTACCAGGGAAGCCTCCAACGCAGAAATTAATGCATTGAATGAGAAAATTGTCAAAATGCAAGCTGAAATCGATGGCTTGAAGAAACAGCTAACTCAGGTTGTGACCTTTATTAAACAAAAAATCAAGTAG
- a CDS encoding methanogen output domain 1-containing protein has translation MTNALNHSMATLNLSLERDIFLRTLIRELSGTLQDVVGLEEASGFISVVGERMARQLNQDYKSALEVSNLSRQQVADVLIDLKRRIQGDFYVIEQDDEKIIFGNRVCPFAEKVVNRPAMCMMTSNVFGTIAANNLGYAKVELQETIAQGASGCKVIIYLKLTEEAEDAEGREYFRGLESV, from the coding sequence ATGACTAATGCACTTAACCACTCAATGGCTACGCTTAATCTTTCTTTAGAACGGGATATATTTTTACGTACATTAATCAGAGAATTATCTGGTACTTTGCAGGACGTAGTTGGGTTAGAAGAAGCTTCTGGATTTATTAGTGTAGTTGGTGAAAGGATGGCTAGGCAGCTAAACCAAGATTACAAATCTGCTCTGGAAGTCTCAAATCTTTCGCGTCAGCAGGTAGCTGATGTCTTGATTGATTTAAAAAGACGAATCCAAGGCGATTTTTATGTCATTGAGCAGGATGATGAAAAAATTATCTTTGGCAACCGTGTCTGCCCATTTGCGGAAAAAGTGGTTAATCGCCCTGCCATGTGTATGATGACTTCAAACGTTTTTGGAACGATCGCAGCTAATAATCTGGGATATGCGAAAGTAGAATTGCAAGAAACCATAGCACAGGGTGCTTCTGGATGTAAAGTTATTATTTACTTAAAACTTACAGAAGAGGCAGAAGATGCAGAAGGCCGAGAATACTTTAGGGGACTAGAATCTGTGTAA
- a CDS encoding sensor histidine kinase codes for MEIGDYQREIKELKKAKRIIQKQLERSESDRIKLEDINKKKESLLRTVIEELKEYQNSLEERSQELEMMLLNLQIMQNKMSSLGNLVADVAHEINNPVSFIAGNLTPAQEYIENLLHLINLYQQTYPKASQQIQKTIEVIELEYIREDLPKLISSMKEGTDRICSISDSLRIFSRADTEQKLLFNIHEGIDSTLMILKHRLKANKIRPDIQVVKDYGEFPLIKCFPGQLNQVFMNLLANAIDAVEESNSGLSFDKIKANPNQITIHTALIEDINHVLIRIQDNGVGISADVQQKMFEHLFTTKPVGKGTGLGLSIAYQIIIQKHRGTFKVNSVLGEGSEFIITIPIY; via the coding sequence ATGGAAATTGGGGATTATCAACGAGAAATTAAGGAACTAAAAAAAGCCAAGAGAATTATCCAAAAACAATTGGAGCGTTCTGAATCAGACCGGATAAAACTTGAAGATATAAATAAAAAAAAAGAATCTTTGCTGAGGACAGTAATTGAGGAATTAAAGGAATATCAAAATAGCTTAGAAGAAAGAAGCCAGGAGTTAGAAATGATGCTTCTTAATCTTCAGATAATGCAGAATAAGATGTCTAGTTTGGGAAATCTTGTTGCAGATGTAGCTCATGAAATTAACAACCCAGTTAGCTTTATAGCAGGTAATCTGACTCCGGCTCAAGAGTATATTGAGAATTTGTTACATCTGATAAACCTTTATCAGCAGACCTATCCCAAAGCATCTCAGCAAATTCAAAAAACAATCGAAGTCATTGAACTTGAATATATCCGCGAGGATTTACCTAAACTAATTTCATCGATGAAAGAAGGCACAGATCGTATTTGTAGCATTAGCGATAGCTTGCGAATTTTTTCTAGAGCAGATACAGAGCAAAAACTTCTTTTTAACATTCATGAAGGTATTGATAGCACTCTTATGATTCTCAAGCACCGTTTGAAAGCTAATAAGATTCGTCCTGATATTCAAGTAGTTAAAGATTACGGCGAATTTCCTTTAATAAAATGTTTTCCAGGACAACTGAATCAGGTATTTATGAATTTATTGGCAAATGCTATTGATGCTGTAGAAGAGTCTAACTCTGGACTGAGTTTTGATAAAATCAAGGCAAATCCCAATCAAATTACAATTCATACTGCCCTAATTGAAGATATAAATCACGTATTGATTCGGATTCAAGATAATGGTGTAGGAATATCGGCTGATGTCCAGCAAAAAATGTTTGAGCATTTATTCACAACCAAACCTGTGGGAAAAGGGACAGGATTAGGATTATCAATCGCCTATCAAATAATTATCCAAAAACATAGAGGAACTTTTAAAGTGAATTCTGTGTTAGGGGAAGGTTCTGAGTTTATAATCACCATTCCAATTTATTAA
- a CDS encoding FIST signal transduction protein: MFKAVVGHSNDPDSLSAVEEVIQQCVSFLAGDIPKAGILFAAIDFEHSLILQQIHQAFSGIELIGGTTDGEISSVLEFQQDSITLMLFCSDEVEIYAGVGRKVSDDPITATKQAVEEAKAKSTADPKLCLTHPESLTTSGVSILNGLKLALGQDMPIFGGLAGDQSRYQNTYQFFQTEVLSDSVPILIFSGTILFSHAVASGWHPIGQTSKVTKVDKNILYEIDGKPALDFYHHYLGLLPPSMEYPLAVFDQNGENFYIRAPISYNQESGSITFFGDIPDQAVIQISEAAYEDILAASKASFMNALDNYPGTEPSAVLFFSCVARRQILGTRAQEEYQNTKLCLTGYLPACGFYSYGEIAPIARTNQTQFHNETFVTLILGNR, encoded by the coding sequence ATGTTTAAGGCAGTAGTCGGTCACAGTAACGATCCAGATTCTCTATCAGCAGTTGAAGAAGTTATTCAGCAATGTGTAAGTTTTCTTGCAGGAGATATACCAAAAGCTGGAATTCTTTTTGCTGCAATTGACTTTGAACATTCGCTGATTTTGCAGCAAATTCATCAGGCTTTTTCGGGGATTGAGTTAATTGGTGGAACAACAGATGGAGAAATTTCTTCAGTCTTAGAGTTTCAGCAAGACTCAATCACCTTGATGTTATTTTGCTCAGACGAAGTTGAAATTTATGCAGGAGTTGGACGCAAAGTTTCAGACGATCCAATTACTGCAACTAAACAAGCTGTGGAGGAAGCCAAAGCAAAAAGTACCGCAGATCCAAAGCTATGTTTAACTCATCCAGAGAGCCTCACAACTAGTGGTGTGTCTATATTAAATGGCTTAAAACTAGCTCTTGGACAAGATATGCCAATATTTGGTGGTTTAGCAGGCGATCAGTCAAGATATCAAAATACATATCAATTTTTTCAAACAGAAGTATTAAGTGATTCTGTACCAATTCTAATTTTTTCCGGCACAATATTGTTTTCCCACGCTGTTGCAAGTGGTTGGCATCCCATCGGTCAAACAAGCAAAGTAACTAAAGTAGATAAGAACATTCTCTATGAAATAGATGGTAAGCCAGCTTTAGATTTTTATCATCATTATCTAGGTTTGCTTCCTCCTTCAATGGAATATCCGCTAGCAGTGTTTGATCAAAATGGAGAAAATTTTTATATCAGAGCGCCTATTAGTTACAATCAAGAATCTGGTAGCATAACCTTTTTTGGAGATATTCCCGATCAAGCAGTTATTCAAATTTCCGAAGCAGCTTATGAAGATATTTTGGCAGCTTCCAAAGCATCATTTATGAATGCTTTGGATAATTATCCAGGTACAGAACCAAGTGCTGTGTTGTTCTTTTCATGTGTAGCTCGTCGGCAAATACTTGGTACAAGGGCACAAGAAGAGTACCAGAATACGAAACTTTGTCTGACTGGCTATTTACCTGCCTGTGGATTTTATTCTTATGGAGAAATTGCTCCTATAGCTCGAACTAACCAGACGCAATTTCACAATGAAACTTTTGTAACTTTAATTTTGGGAAATCGGTAG
- a CDS encoding ATP-binding protein translates to MTPEQFIEFARVLPESLLLVSSDGQLLATNQPAADMLGLRRQQMRQKTLFEFVTESANDVVKYLQACSSSRAMVIGSLTLRKNDGQTLICRSQGAVIQPWSPESSALILLRLENRTLATGNFIILNQKIDELAKEVQRRKQAEEALKKMNQELEIRVEERTAALQETLNELKLTQTQLIQAEKMSSLGQMVAGIAHEINNPVSFIHGNLHHAHEYTQDLLKLVQIYQHLCPNTPPEIQEHIEEIDLDFLIQDITQLFHSMQVGTERIQEIVKSLRNFSRLDEAELKQVNIHEGIDNTLMILEHRLQARHEYPEIKIIKKYSQLPNVTCYPGQLNQVFMNIIVNAIDALEASAVNGQWSEVNPQATNNPQIEIKTEVIDEKWIMVSIADNGLGINEEFHSKLFDPFFTTKDVGKGTGLGLFISYQIIVEKHQGQISCFSVPKKGAEFIIRIPVAQSHEI, encoded by the coding sequence ATGACTCCTGAACAATTTATTGAATTTGCTAGAGTTTTACCAGAATCTTTACTCCTAGTAAGTAGTGATGGTCAGTTGTTGGCTACCAATCAACCAGCAGCAGATATGCTGGGGTTACGGCGTCAGCAAATGCGGCAAAAAACGCTCTTTGAATTTGTAACTGAGTCTGCTAATGATGTTGTAAAGTACCTGCAAGCTTGTTCAAGTAGCAGGGCAATGGTTATTGGCTCCTTGACTTTACGAAAGAATGATGGACAAACCTTAATATGTCGTAGCCAAGGAGCCGTTATTCAACCTTGGTCTCCTGAATCTTCAGCTTTAATTCTCTTACGCTTGGAAAATAGAACTTTAGCCACCGGTAATTTCATTATTTTGAACCAAAAAATTGATGAATTAGCAAAAGAAGTTCAGAGACGTAAACAGGCAGAGGAAGCGCTCAAGAAAATGAATCAAGAGCTAGAAATTCGAGTTGAGGAACGTACAGCTGCTTTACAAGAAACACTAAATGAACTAAAACTTACCCAAACTCAGCTTATCCAAGCTGAGAAAATGTCTAGTTTAGGACAGATGGTCGCTGGTATTGCCCATGAAATTAATAACCCCGTCAGTTTTATTCATGGAAACCTTCACCACGCCCATGAATACACTCAAGATTTACTAAAATTGGTGCAAATTTATCAACATCTTTGTCCAAATACTCCTCCAGAAATCCAAGAGCATATAGAAGAAATAGACTTAGATTTTCTGATTCAAGACATAACTCAACTCTTCCACTCAATGCAAGTAGGAACAGAGCGCATTCAGGAAATTGTTAAATCCCTACGTAATTTTTCGAGACTTGATGAAGCAGAACTTAAGCAAGTCAATATCCATGAAGGAATTGATAATACTTTAATGATTTTGGAACATCGGCTGCAAGCTAGGCATGAGTACCCAGAAATCAAAATCATCAAAAAATATAGTCAATTACCCAATGTAACTTGCTATCCTGGTCAACTTAACCAAGTGTTTATGAATATTATTGTTAATGCGATCGATGCGCTGGAAGCATCGGCTGTCAATGGTCAGTGGTCAGAAGTCAATCCACAAGCTACGAATAATCCCCAAATTGAAATTAAAACTGAGGTAATCGATGAAAAATGGATAATGGTTAGTATTGCTGATAACGGTTTGGGGATAAATGAAGAATTTCACTCAAAGCTTTTTGATCCGTTTTTTACCACTAAAGATGTGGGTAAAGGTACTGGACTAGGATTATTTATAAGCTATCAAATTATAGTTGAAAAACATCAGGGACAAATTAGCTGTTTTTCTGTTCCAAAAAAAGGTGCAGAATTTATAATTAGGATACCTGTAGCTCAATCTCATGAAATTTAA
- a CDS encoding CobW family GTP-binding protein, with protein sequence MVADVINNSVPVTVLTGYLGAGKTTLLNHILTYEHGKKVAVIVNEFGEVGIDNQLIIDADEEIFEMNNGCICCTVRGDLIRIIGNLMKRRDKFDHLVIETTGLADPAPVIQTFFVDEDLQSQLSLDAVVTVVDAKHIWQHWDADEAQEQIAFADVILLNKTDLVAPEELDELEKRIRAMNAIAKIYRTQNSELGMDALLGVKAFDLERALEIDPDFLGEDAHVHDETVFSVALVEGGAVDGEKLNAWLSELLRTQGPDIFRMKGILNIAGEDNRFVFQGVHMIFDGKPDRPWKPSETPKNELVFIGRNLDAAQLKQDFLACLA encoded by the coding sequence ATGGTGGCTGACGTAATCAACAATTCAGTTCCCGTTACTGTTCTTACAGGCTATTTGGGAGCAGGTAAAACGACTCTACTCAATCACATCCTCACCTACGAACACGGCAAAAAAGTTGCTGTGATTGTCAATGAATTTGGGGAAGTGGGTATTGATAATCAATTGATTATCGATGCAGATGAAGAAATTTTTGAAATGAATAATGGCTGTATCTGTTGTACAGTGCGCGGCGATTTAATTCGGATCATTGGCAATTTGATGAAGCGGCGCGATAAATTTGACCATTTAGTAATTGAAACAACTGGATTAGCCGATCCAGCACCAGTGATTCAGACATTTTTTGTTGATGAAGATTTACAAAGCCAACTGTCTCTAGATGCGGTGGTGACAGTGGTAGATGCCAAGCATATTTGGCAGCACTGGGATGCAGACGAAGCCCAAGAACAGATTGCCTTTGCCGATGTAATTTTACTTAATAAAACAGATTTGGTAGCACCAGAAGAGTTGGATGAATTAGAAAAACGGATTCGGGCGATGAATGCGATCGCAAAAATCTACCGTACCCAAAATTCTGAACTCGGAATGGATGCTTTATTAGGTGTAAAAGCTTTTGATTTAGAACGCGCATTAGAAATTGATCCAGATTTCTTAGGCGAAGATGCCCACGTACACGATGAAACTGTCTTTTCTGTGGCTTTAGTAGAAGGTGGTGCAGTCGATGGAGAAAAATTAAACGCTTGGCTTTCGGAGTTACTACGTACCCAAGGGCCAGATATTTTTCGGATGAAAGGCATTTTAAATATTGCTGGAGAAGATAATCGATTTGTATTCCAAGGAGTCCACATGATATTTGATGGCAAACCCGATCGCCCCTGGAAACCAAGCGAAACCCCCAAAAACGAACTAGTATTCATCGGTCGTAACCTTGATGCAGCCCAACTCAAGCAAGATTTTCTCGCTTGTCTAGCTTAA